A stretch of the Drosophila sulfurigaster albostrigata strain 15112-1811.04 chromosome 2L, ASM2355843v2, whole genome shotgun sequence genome encodes the following:
- the LOC133850921 gene encoding chondroitin sulfate proteoglycan 4 isoform X2 produces MPLQEAKMSTNIRVKFRTKQEDAFLFLAAGRTDYCLLRLENGLISFSYKIERDVVQLRSPKKQKLNDLEWHDVAVQRFENNVTLQVDGHIMRKQLPDDLAALNVHFGTFLGGVGDFTAAFLDDVIGFRGCISDVFYNNINIIKRAKDRTGHTISTGVTWTCSNEFDGGAQDSISFLSNDSFALMLKESHAEGEILSFQFRTMTETGTLFFNGGYDFMLLEIEDQKLKLTFNKEGSLVQFWTNESISDGKWHRVQLRYNALMAQLLLDDVHLPYHGQHANDTKTSISLEKSVFFGGVQEEMRRRLINKGLRINELSFKGCIRNILVNNLPLGFGEMTISRHLALGCVWKYPCVEYSPCLKSGICSQHGVDEFICYCDQSYCIKADFQGPFKIFTETSPELELLYVSPLQLLEGGTAFLSPHIIDVLLDSRRYPSLNEHSIAFNVVQQPKYGQLLQYSAEKSNFVPCRSFNLIDLATDKLKYVHNGQENFNDHATLDLQIFGDAHKIPENILGKHRFLLHANITAVNDPPQLQLHSHKILRVIEGIERILDVDLFNIADPDSDPSDLIYTIMPSTVSQEAFGRFLVGGIHTQTFSQGDVNDGKVSYLYNSTTTESFSYQLLLHVSDGIETSDTVYLPVSVHPLELRVVNNTGLIMIHKNSLLLTPANLSIGTNAVDEHIDIRYDIVKPPQHGIVQRLRQIDGTWVNVEWFTDSQLLLGHIRYLHNSDFPWQDEFKFIASFGFVTTQTFDFRITFTRLRIASTSPSVIAINGTREFLLTNKLLNYETVPIGSFPRNVIYKITKPTKYGGIYVEGSRKAAKQMDSFTQQDIDKRRIYYKTHHNCYSSFTDHLEFVVSVAECDDVQGKLQIIFNPQEELIHKLHFQKYEVLKVQEGERALITKNHFEIRFNIYESLQFHVAVPPAHGLVCKYDEQTGLTTPVELFTLEQLFRNDIYYCHDDTESTLDGFELLILSGDETNLQFVSNIEVHIKLVNDNEPYRSAVERVFHVVRNGIRTLNPTVLQYLDADVNTNHTDIHYTHVSSTIGAFYKSGHFIDTFSQDDIANRRILFQHSGPDVGTASFIVTDREHEVNGQLEIRASDPFVSMLPANASIVQEGKFVILKNKDFVLETNLDMKLDEIYYEVIKPPSYGILMYLSGQPGAQERDNNSIMHKATNFTSLGNFTHLDIERERLVYWNTEIASMDKVRYRVHIKNITAEGEVIFRIYPSAYWEPLQVKQNHTLYVEESTSVLIARDILEVVHPNISPGDITFLVTSSPMHGYLEMQSMSFDDEYNCKVFDQSSVNTEKMFYIQAGVNQSSDYFVFDVTNGITWLRQLMLKIVIIPEKLYMHTNTISVVEGKMVQLTASDIQPYSEYYRGKILEYIVTVTPSSGHILAGSSKVKRFTQKQLEQGSIQYVHNDSENSTDTLTMVAMARNKESVPFELEIAVVPVNDEEPMMVTNTGLQVWNGGRYIIKNTDLLAQDYDTPPENLTYIVHYIYGGYLAEKSSVLHKIDHFTQAEINTEKILFIHNANSKRNELSFLVTDGLFNTSSQLLNIEIKPIEILAEHNENLHVFPLTKKQILRDHLHFKCSDEEREIRYNITVPPNLGRIVNEYLGNGYAKEISEFTQNDVDNGHIFYEHTAVIMEFRINDSFFFDVVAERSDRLLDQKFNIEISVSSGGLLRFLPVSKLNVDEGGSVPIKLDFSKILEYLKTRAGINNPELFIEAVQKPTHGSIGLGHEFKTMQRYHPSDFFTKKVYYIHDHTDTLEDTILMGVYLTQGNIFLCNLTIPVSINPINDQPFQLKTHLPQMTVVEGENRTITRDALLTEDKDTPPEEIIYDVMSGPTLGVLKKLNSNGQPEDLLVFSNQFTQADINNDRIIYVHFGQPQSTTFCFTVTDGQFNPAYEIFTIKVAPISLLPASTQTPVMLQQGTDRSAMRLEHIGVDTNVKLDRLAYNISNSPLYGILLYKNQPTLRFNQQMLETAQITYMLTEPLRSNDTFQISAYVPGTNYVAQVDVLVVVEPVIKINDIAMREVESTSTAAGSKMKLSSSLVNDNPLSLKLNKFNPKFVITRMPATGQLRKIIRSSSNTLAGAAGGDAQNDRSTNIFSYKELRSGVVYFVPHESVDETPAESDSFDYQLIIKTVQPAQGTVHIEYRSQVQETETVHLGNAQISINYLAVGCALFILLICLLIVLLLLKMRGLRKRKADISKDQPPALPCPPDLTSVSPQHMHHHHHHNYASSEADSVPATGNSTPLPGFSNIPHCKIIPVESYKHEYPDYDPDEDETDDQCDPQQMMLPQRYNPYHVDHDAWSSSCDMANDFAGYASVPQSISISGSVSSPPSAPPTNPLLRRNQYWV; encoded by the exons ATGCCGCTGCAGGAGGCCAAAATGTCAACGAACATACGCGTCAAGTTTCGCACAAAGCAGGAGGATGCATTCCTCTTTCTGGCCGCCGGTCGCACCGATTACTGCCTGCTGCGTCTCGAGAATGGCCTCATCAGTTTCAGCTATAAAATTGAACGGGATGTGGTCCAG ctgcgtTCGCCCAAGAAGCAAAAGCTTAACGACTTGGAGTGGCACGATGTGGCCGTGCAACGTTTCGAGAATAATGTTACCCTGCAGGTGGATGGTCACATAATGCGCAAACAGCTGCCCGACGATCTGGCCGCCCTCAATGTACATTTCGGCACCTTCCTTGGCGGCGTTGGTGATTTTACGGCCGCATTCCTTGACGATGTCATTGGCTTTCGAGGCTGCATCTCCGAT GTCttttacaacaacatcaacatcattaAGCGTGCCAAAGATCGCACAGGGCACACGATCAGCACTGGCGTCACCTGGACTTGCAGCAATGAGTTCGATGGCGGAGCTCAGGACAGCATCAGTTTCCTGAGCAACGATTCCTTTGCTCTCATGCTCAAGGAGTCGCACGCCGAGGGCGAAAT CCTCTCGTTTCAATTTCGCACCATGACTGAGACGGGTACGCTCTTCTTCAATGGTGGCTACGATTTTATGCTGCTGGAAATTGAGGATCAGAAGCTAAAGCTGACCTTCAACAAGGAGGGCAGCCTGGTGCAGTTCTGGACAAACGAGTCCATCTCCGATGGCAAATGGCATCGTGTGCAGTTGCGTTACAATGCGCTGATGGCTCAACTGTTACTGGACGATGTTCACTTGCCATATCATGGTCAGCATGCCAATGACACCAAGACGAGCATCAGTTTGGAGAAGAGCGTCTTCTTTGGTGGCGTGCAGGAGGAAATGCGTCGCCGTCTCATCAACAAGGGACTGCGCATCAATGAGCTCAGCTTCAAAGGCTGCATTCGCAACATTCTGGTAAATAATCTGCCGCTGGGCTTTGGTGAGATGACCATCTCGCGCCACTTGGCGCTGGGCTGTGTGTGGAAGTATCCGTGTGTGGAGTATAGTCCGTGCTTGAAGAGCGGAATATGCAGTCAACATGGCGTGGATGAGTTCATTTGCTACTGCGATCAGAGCTACTGCATCAAAGCTGACTTTCAGGGGCCTTTCAAG ATCTTTACGGAAACGAGTCCCGAGCTGGAGCTGCTCTATGTTTCGCCTCTGCAGCTGCTAGAAGGCGGCACCGCTTTTCTCTCGCCGCACATCATTGACGTGCTCCTCGACTCGCGTCGCTATCCCAGTCTCAATGAGCACTCCATAGCGTTTAATGTGGTGCAACAGCCCAAATATGGACAGCTGCTGCAGTACTCCGCTGAGAAGTCCAACTTTGTGCCCTGTCGCTCCTTCAACCTGATTGATCTGGCCACAGATAAGTTAAAGTATGTGCACAATGGGCAGGAGAACTTTAATGATCATGCCACGCTGGACCTACAGATCTTTGGCGATGCCCACAAGATACCCGAAAACATTCTCGGCAAGCATCGTTTCCTGCTCCATGCGAATATCACAGCTGTTAACGATCCGccgcaactgcagctgcattcCCACAAGATACTACGTGTCATTGAGGGCATCGAGCGTATACTTGATGTGGATCTGTTTAACATTGCGGATCCCGACAGCGATCCCAGTGACTTGATCTACACCATAATGCCATCAACGGTGTCCCAAGAGGCCTTTGGTCGCTTTCTAGTGGGCGGTATTCATACGCAAACCTTCTCGCAGGGCGATGTCAATGATGGCAAAGTCTCGTATTTGTATAACTCAACGACAACCGAATCCTTTAGCTATCAGCTGCTGCTACACGTCTCCGATGGCATTGAGACCAGCGACACCGTCTACTTGCCTGTATCGGTGCATCCGCTAGAGCTGCGAGTGGTGAACAACACGGGTCTCATCATGATCCACAAGAATTCGCTGCTCTTGACGCCTGCCAATCTCTCCATTGGCACAAATGCTGTGGACGAGCACATCGACATACGCTACGACATTGTGAAGCCACCGCAACACGGCATTGTGCAGCGTCTGCGACAAATCGATGGCACCTGGGTGAACGTGGAATGGTTCACCGATAGCCAACTGCTGCTGGGCCACATTCGGTATCTGCACAACAGCGATTTCCCTTGGCAAGACGAATTCAAG TTTATTGCCTCTTTTGGCTTTGTGACGACCCAAACATTTGATTTTCGCATCACATTCACCCGGCTGCGCATTGCGAGCACTTCACCCAGTGTGATAGCCATCAATGGAACTCGTGAATTTCTGCTGACCAACAAACTCCTCAACTACGAGACGGTGCCCATTGGCAGCTTTCCACGCAATGTGATCTACAAGATCACGAAGCCAACCAAATATGGCGGCATCTATGTGGAGGGATCACGCAAGGCGGCCAAACAAATGGATTCCTTTACCCAACAGGACATCGATAAGCGACGCATTTACTACAAGACACATCACAACTGTTACTCGAGTTTCACGGATCATCTGGAGTTTGTGGTCTCGGTGGCCGAATGTGATGATGTGCAGGGCAAGCTGCAGATCATTTTCAATCCACAAGAAGAGCTCATCCACAAGCTGCACTTTCAGAAGTACGAAGTGCTCAAAGTGCAAGAAGGAGAACGCGCTTTGATTACCAAGAATCACTTTGAGATACGCTTCAACATCTACGAGAGTCTGCAGTTCCATGTTGCAGTGCCGCCAGCTCATGGTCTGGTCTGCAAATACGATGAACAAACGGGTCTGACCACGCCAGTGGAGCTGTTTACGCTAGAGCAACTGTTTCGCAATGACATCTATTACTGTCACGATGATACGGAGTCCACTCTCGATGGCTTCGAGCTGCTGATACTCTCGGGCGATGAGACTAATCTGCAGTTTGTGTCGAACATCGAAGTGCACATCAAGCTGGTCAACGACAATGAACCTTATCGCAGTGCGGTAGAGCGTGTCTTCCATGTGGTGCGCAATGGCATACGCACACTTAATCCCACCGTGTTGCAGTATCTGGATGCGGATGTGAACACCAATCACACGGATATCCATTATACCCATGTCTCGAGCACCATTGGCGCCTTCTACAAGTCGGGTCACTTTATCGACACCTTCAGTCAGGATGACATTGCCAATCGTCGCATTCTGTTCCAGCACAGTGGACCCGATGTGGGCACCGCTTCCTTCATTGTTACGGATCGCGAGCACGAGGTGAATGGTCAGCTTGAGATTCGTGCGTCGGATCCGTTTGTTTCCATGCTACCCGCGAATGCCTCGATTGTTCAGGAGGGCAAGTTTGTCATACTCAAGAACAAGGATTTTGTGCTGGAAACCAATTTGGACATGAAGCTCGATGAGATCTACTACGAGGTCATTAAACCGCCTTCGTATGGCATTCTCATGTATCTCAGCGGACAACCAGGAGCTCAGGAGCGGGATAACAACAGCATCATGCACAAGGCCACCAATTTTACGTCGTTGGGCAACTTTACGCACTTGGACATTGAGCGCGAACGTTTGGTCTATTGGAACACGGAGATTGCCTCGATGGATAAAGTGAG ATATCGCGTGCACATCAAGAACATTACAGCTGAGGGCGAGGTAATCTTTCGCATTTATCCCTCAGCTTATTGGGAACCCTTGCAGGTCAAGCAGAATCACACACTATACGTGGAGGAGTCCACGAGTGTGCTCATCGCCAGGGACATATTAGAG GTTGTGCACCCCAACATCTCGCCGGGCGACATCACCTTCTTGGTCACCTCCTCGCCCATGCACGGCTATCTGGAGATGCAGTCCATGTCGTTTGACGACGAGTATAACTGCAAGGTCTTCGATCAGTCTTCCGTCAACACCGAGAAGATGTTCTACATACAAGCGGGTGTTAATCAATCCTCTGACTACTTTGTCTTCGATGTGACCAATGGCATCACATGGCTGCGACAACTGATGCTCAAGATCGTCATAATTCCCGAGAAGCTTTACATGCACACAAACACCATTTCGGTGGTGGAGGGCAAGATGGTGCAACTAACTGCCAGCGATATACAACCCTATTCGGAGTACTATCGTGGCAAGATCTTGGAGTACATTGTAACCGTCACACCCAGTTCGGGTCACATACTCGCCGGCAGTTCGAAGGTCAAGCGatttacacaaaaacaactcGAGCAAGGCAGCATTCAATATGTGCACAATGACAGCGAGAATTCAACAGATACTCTAACCATGGTGGCCATGGCCAGGAACAAGGAGAGTGTGCCCTTTGAGCTGGAGATTGCCGTTGTGCCGGTCAACGATGAGGAGCCCATGATGGTGACCAACACGGGTCTGCAAGTGTGGAACGGCGGTCGTTATATCATCAAGAACACAGATCTAC TCGCCCAAGATTACGATACGCCACCGGAAAATCTCACCTACATTGTGCACTATATCTATGGCGGATACTTGGCTGAAAAGTCCTCGGTTCTGCACAAAATCGATCACTTCACTCAAGCCGAGATCAACACGGAGAAAATACTCTTCATACACAATGCGAATTCGAAAAGAAACGAACTTTCTTTTTTGGTCACTGATGGACTCTTCAATACCAGCAGTCAGCTGCTTAACATCGAGATTAAACCCATCGAGATTCTAGCTGAGCACAATGAGAACTTACACGTCTTCCCATTGACCAAAAAACAGATACTCCGCGATCATCTGCACTTCAAGTGCTCGGATGAGGAGCGTGAGATACGCTACAACATCACAGTTCCACCGAACTTGGGACGCATTGTCAACGAGTATCTGGGCAATGGTTATGCCAAAGAGATCAGCGAATTCACGCAGAACGATGTGGACAATGGACACATCTTCTATGAGCACACCGCTGTCATCATGGAATTTCGTATTAACGATTCCTTTTTCTTCGATGTGGTCGCTGAGCGCAGCGATCGCTTGTTGGATCAAAAGTTCAATATTGAAATCTCTGTATCATCGGGAGGATTACTGCGATTTTTGCCAGtttctaaattaaatgtgGATGAGGGCGGCTCAGTGCCAATTAAGCTAGACTTTTCCAAGATCTTGGAGTACTTGAAAACCCGAGCGGGCATCAACAACCCCGAGCTGTTCATTGAGGCGGTGCAGAAGCCCACGCATGGAAGCATTGGATTGGGACACGAGTTCAAGACAATGCAGCGATATCATCCTAGCGATTTCTTTACTAAGAAAGTTTACTACATTCACGATCACACGGACACACTAGAGGACACCATTCTCATGGGCGTCTATCTAACACAGGG CAACATATTCCTCTGCAACCTGACAATCCCCGTCTCTATAAATCCCATCAATGATCAACCCTTTCAATTGAAAACGCACTTACCCCAAATGACTGTCGTTGAAGGCGAGAATCGCACCATCACTCGGGACGCACTGCTCACAGAGGACAAGGACACGCCGCCCGAGGAGATCATCTACGATGTGATGAGTGGTCCCACACTCGGTGTGCTCAAGAAACTCAACAGCAATGGCCAGCCGGAGGATTTGTTGGTCTTCTCCAATCAATTTACGCAAGCGGACATTAACAATGATCGCATAATTTATGTCCACTTTGGCCAGCCACAATCGACAACGTTTTGTTTCACCGTAACCGATGGACAATTCAATCCGGCCTATGAGATCTTCACCATCAAAGTGGCGCCCATCAGTCTGCTACCAGCCAGCACACAGACGCCAGTGATGCTGCAACAGGGCACAGACAGATCTGCTATGAGGTTGGAGCACATTGGAGTCGACACAAACGTGAAGCTGGATCGATTGGCTTACAATATTTCCAATTCACCTCTTTATGGCATACTCTTGTACAAGAATCAGCCCACATTGCGATTCAATCAACAGATGTTGGAGACCGCACAGATTACGTATATGTTGACGGAACCGCTACGATCCAATGATACGTTTCAGATTAGCGCCTATGTGCCAGGCACCAATTATGTGGCCCAAGTGGATGTGCTTGTTGTGGTGGAGCCGGTGATAAAGATCAATGACATTGCCATGCGTGAGGTGGAGTCCACTTCGACTGCAGCGGGTAGCAAGATGAAGCTAAGCAGCTCGCTGGTCAATGACAATCCGCTCTCGCTGAAGCTGAACAAATTCAATCCTAAATTTGTTATCACTCGCATGCCAGCGACGGGACAGCTGCGCAAGATAatacgcagcagcagcaacacattGGCAGGTGCTGCTGGCGGTGATGCTCAGAATGACCGCTCCACCAACATCTTCTCGTACAAGGAGCTGCGCAGTGGCGTCGTCTACTTTGTGCCGCATGAGTCCGTGGATGAGACGCCAGCGGAAAGCGACAGTTTTGATTATCAACTCATCATCAAGACGGTGCAGCCAGCACAGGGCACTGTGCACATTGAGTATCGTTCGCAGGTGCAGGAAACGGAGACGGTGCATCTGGGCAATGCTCAGATATCCATCAATTATCTGGCCGTTGGTTGTGCACTCTTCATTCTGCTTATTTGTCTGCTgattgtgctgctgctgctcaaaaTGCGAGGCCTACGCAAGCGCAAAGCAGACATCTCCAAGGATCAGCCACCTGCCTTGCCCTGTCCGCCCGACTTGACGTCGGTCAGTCCACAGCAtatgcatcatcatcatcaccataaCTATGCCAGCTCCGAGGCGGATTCAGTGCCTGCGACGGGCAACTCGACACCGCTGCCGGGTTTCAGTAATATACCGCACTGCAAGATTATCCCCGTGGAATCATATAAACACGAATATCCCGACTACGATCCTGATGAGGATGAGACGGACGATCAGTGTGATCCGCAGCAAATGATGTTGCCGCAACGCTATAATCCCTATCACGTGGATCACGATGCCTGGAGCTCATCCTGTGACATGGCCAACGACTTTGCTGGCTATGCTTCGGTGCCCCAGAGCATCTCCATTTCCGGTTCCGTGAGTTCGCCGCCTTCGGCGCCGCCCACGAATCCGTTGTTGCGTCGAAATCAGTATTGGGTCTGA